One genomic window of Halobellus limi includes the following:
- a CDS encoding DUF7129 domain-containing putative zinc-binding protein, giving the protein MVIYNGDVDPYHPETSRYECRSCGARTDSGGVCDACGNESLINISVPRE; this is encoded by the coding sequence ATGGTGATATACAACGGTGATGTCGACCCTTACCATCCGGAGACGAGTCGGTACGAGTGTCGTTCCTGCGGCGCCCGCACCGACAGCGGCGGTGTCTGTGACGCCTGCGGCAACGAATCGCTGATCAACATCTCGGTCCCACGGGAGTGA